GCGCGTACATCTCGAAGACACTCAGGATGATAGATGTGCATAGCATGTTGTCAGACTTGGCATGGTCGAGTTTCGGAATGGACCGGATAACATCACGCAGCGACTTGGAGTACATTTGTCGACTTGCTTTGAGGAGAGCCTTATCTTGAGTCAGGTGCGCTAAATAGACGGAGCTCAAGCAGCAAACTGCATAGTCGAGGTACACATCCTTGCCAAAATTCATGACGATGTGTTCGGCGAACCCGGGCGTGTTGCCAGACCGGAATCGATTATGATAATAGAGGGTCGGAAACGACGTGCTGATGAAGTCCAGAAATAACTGTGGTTGGGCGGCACGGAAGGACTTGCGCACCAGGGACGGCGACACTTTTTCATCCCAGCCACCCAAGGAGGAGTGTCGTTGCATGAGCGCAATCGCATTGCCACGCACTACTTCTGCAGCGGTAGCGGAGTGACCGTGTACGGGGGGCGATCGGTCGGTTTGGGTTGAGGAGGCAGCCGACGCGGCTGGGCCTGCGCTTCTTCCCTTCCGTCGCGTGTTGGAGCGATGTCGCCGCTCCAGATTGGGGCCTTCGTCTTGAAAGCGAAAGATTCGCCTGTAGCCCGGACAGTCACGACCATATTTCTGGCACTGGCTGCACTCCGGGACTGCCTCGTCACACTGGAGACCTTGTTATTTCGAGAGCTCGATCTTACCGTGGGAATTGACATTTACCTTAATCCGTCGTTCGCGACACAGGCTACAGCCTTTACTGTGCGGAACTCCCACCATGGTGTGTCAAGAACAGTGAGCTATCATCACGGGGTAGATGAAATGCTAATGTGTTCAAGTGCCCATATTTTGGTTTCACGATTCATGAAGCTGTGTAGAGCCGATAACAGCCGAATGGAGTTGATTTGCTGAAAATTGTGAAGCTATCAGCCCTCCGTGGTTGCATGTCGTGAACATTTTGCCAAGCGAAACGTCAAAACGGGCCGTTTAATCTATTTTTATCCCCACATCTTTAATCGAATGGCCTCATTCGAGTCATTTGGACTTTCTTATCTCCTTCAAAAACTCTTCAGGGGTCTTGCAGCCTCACCTTGAATGGCCGGATGTTCCTATCCCTGCCCCTATTCATAAATTGCTTCTGTCGGACGTCAAATGAAACTCGGCAGCATGCCCCACTCATTCTCAACGGTCAAGTCGTCGGCAAGGCCTTTGGTTGTCTTGCAACAAGGGCGTTTGCTGTGTCACTCAAAGGGTCGTGAATCAAGAATATCAGAGATGATCACAGGCCTCCTACGAGCACTTTGCGTACTCCCTCGATGTATTGGGTGTGTTATGAGTTCACACCAGCAAGAGGCGTTGAGGAACTGTGGAACCCTTGAAAATGATGATGCTACCTTGCAAACCGCATACCTTTTTATCGCGAATATGAGGCTTTCCTCGAGAGCTGCGCACTTTTGAATGATTGACCCGATCTATGAAGAACGATTATCTTGGAAGGTTCTTGGTCGATGATGAAGATCGACGTCAAGATGTGTGTGGAATCATCAGTCAAATTCGTTAGGACTAAAGAATTTCCTTTCACTTCACCTCTCAATTCAAAAATGACTCGAGAATTTTCTCCCACGACCTTTCCACCGAGACTCCACTGGCCGGAgatgcccccccccccccccccccccccccccaagatCGTAAACTTGATGTTTACGACCCTTTCGACCTCAAACTCGATATGCTTTGCGTTGAATTGTAAATGTATGCTTGCCTTTTATCTGACTGTTCTTGAGAAACGTGGAAGGACTATGCCTGTGACACCCCAGCCGATGTTCTTGGGTATCAAAAGCTTTCCAAGAGTTCGAATATCCCTCCTTCTCCGACTCCAAAATCCCCGTTGATATTTTGCGCTCAATGCCGGACGCTTCATCCATGCTCGATTTGGAATATACAACCTTTGTGGAGGCTGGACAACAGGTGTGCTCTTATGGCTGCAACACACTTGGTAGTCGAAAGTGCTACTTGCCGTACGCTGGTGAAATTGATATGGGTCCTTGCAACGTTCGCCGCATACACCACAAGCTCCAATTGATCCCGCCATGCCATCTTCAGTCCCTCGATTCTAAAGGTGGCGTTCAACACGTGACCAATCGCAGCTGCAAATGTGAGATGTTACAATACACATGTACCTTCAACGGTCATCCCATCGCCCAGGTTCAAACCAAGGTCTCATTCTCATTTGGCTGCCAAGTCCAGAGTTTACGCATGCATACTCGTTTCCTGTTCGATTTCACAAAGTCGACCCCTTCGTAACTGGAAGACTACTAGACCCGGCGGAGTCATATCTGTGTGCGTGAAAATACTGAAAAGTGGGTGAGTCACTTTTTCGTGAAGGTGAGAATCCTTTTGGAAAGATGGATTGGACACCCTGTGAATGATTTAGTTGGGATGTAAGTGAAGAAGGACCACAAGGACCACTGGACAATACCTTGAACCGCAATCTGGGGAAGCGTGAATGGCCGAGCAAGAGCTGGACTCGTAACTATTGCGACCCTTCCTGGAGCTGCTTTTCTTCTTACATTCACCATGACCCTACTTCCACTTCACAAGTTCGACCTTTTTCGGCCGTCTCTAACTGAATCAAGAAGGGGGACGAGATGTATGTTAAAGAAGACATCAGTAAGGCACCACAAGAATGCATAAGCAATGGAACAACTCTGTGAGAGCAAGAATAGTGTACAAAAGTGAAGATCACAGAACCTCTCCTCCAAGCTACTTGTGCCATCAGATTCAATTACCACTTGTCAACATCCCCAGCTACACATTCCTTCCTTTTCACCATCCTCACCAAAAAAATTTAGGCCGGAACCCTGGCTTTACATAGCGCAAGGATGATGTTTACTTTTGATgggatttgaaaaaaaaagtgaggATCAGGTCATCCCTTTTTAGTTGCTCAGATGTCCACTTAAGAAAGGTGAGAGTGAGTTTGATAGAGACTACTGCGAGGTTCAACTGTAAATATCCTCCTACCATAGGTAAATCGTTTGATATAGTTCTCAGTAGGATTGGAACGAGTACTAAAGACCTTCTTAAACCTCACGACACTTCTACTTCTCTTCACTCTCCTTTTTTTAAGTTCCTATCCCTCTCTATATATATCTTGAGGTATTTTAAATTCCTCACCTCAGTTCTTTGTCTCTCTAACCCAACTTCCTCGGCATCTTCTCATTTCCCAAAACCTGCCGATTCCTCTCAAGTCAAGATCTCATTCTTTTCAGCATCTTGAACATTGAACCCCCTTTTGGGTGAAGCAAGGCGTCTTGCTTCATCTGTTTCTCAGCCAGCTTTGACCTTTCTCTCACTTTGTCTTATGTTGCTCTTTGAGTCGGACCTGAACCAAGGATTGTATCTGAACATGTGGCTGATTCAACTCTTATAGCAAGAGCCATAGAGGGTATCGAGCTCAACCCAAAGAGAAAACCAACTCGTTGCAGAACCAGCTTTACGCCAAGGAACCACACTTGACTCAGCAGCAAGTGAGGGATGCGGCGAGGAACACAATGCTAAATGCTGAACAGCAACACGCGGAGCGTGTTGAGCTGCTAAAGCAGACCTACGAAAAGGAGATAATGGCAGCCAAGGCCGATTACGAggggaaagggggggggggggggggggggggggaaggtAACAGCGGCAATCAAGGCAAAGGAGCCTGCGTTCGCTTAGCAGCGTGAGGTAGCCGAGAAAGTAGCCAAGGCTACTACCCAAACGTCTTTGAGGGATAAGCTGGCTACCAAGGAAACGCAGCTGGGCGAGCTGCGAGCCTCCAACGCTCAGATTGCCAGTGACCTACTGGTCAAGGAAGAGGAGACAACAAAGCTCAGCAATGAGCTACGGGAGGAAACAGCCGAGCCCATCAAGCTTGGGCCACAGTGACTGGAGTTTCCTGCAGGAAAGTCTCTGGTATAGGACAAGATCGATGGTCGTTACCAGATAGATTGACCGCAAGGCACACGTAATCAACGCCGACTCTGAAATGCTCTTTTAGCGCAACGGCAAATTTACCGACTCCCACAGTTTGATGAGAATGGTCTTCCTTGAAGGAACATTGAAGGCACTCTAAGAGGGAGAAGATTCAATCATCCGTTCATTCACcgttcctcctcctcctcgggAAATCCTGTAGGTGGTGGGtgtcggaaggaaagattttttttagggggaataatccttctcatcagtatgtatgaaatagcaattaggacggagtttaatgaccgcctcccggaagcggtcagtattgccgtcgggccaggactatatgttcttacccttcatgttttattagttggggaagagaagaatccatcctaggagttcagtttatctctttcacccatcagtttgcttcaagtcctttggatcttcccttctgtcggaaatcagtaaagtggtccatctggaaggcatctggcaaggatctctggaggggaaactgactcgctgagggtgggtcaggtttcggcctgacaGTGGGCATGCAGAAATCGGACATCACTTGGTTTCTGACTACTGTTCGGAATGAATCGAATCAAACAACCCTGCAACTGGATCTGTCTGTTGAAACGACATCGGATGAGACTTATGCCACGGTTTGTACAGTAATCTAATCATCCTGCTTTTAAATGCTTTAAGATGAACTGCTCTAGCGCGGATGGTCAATCATTTGTGGTCCTCCAGACACCATCTCAAACACTACGCAGCAGCTACGTTGCCTGTTTACTAGGTTTGGAATTGGAACAAGAAATGCCATGTTAACGGCTTGGACTGAAAACAAAAACGCTGTGTAGAATGAAATGATCATGAGGGTAAAAAATAGCCACCACTAAATGCAAAGCAGGATGCGGGAAAAAGGAAAACCCAGGGTATATATGATCAGAACATAGAACTCCGCTTTTTTTCGAGCTTGGTGGCAGAATTTTCCTCCTTGTTGCGCCGGAACCCGAAGAAGCTGCTCTTTTTCGGCTGAACGTGAGGCCGCGACGCCGCGGGGAGAGCCCCGCTGCTGGTAGGGTGGAACCCAACCGTAGACTGTGGTCGGGGTTGCGGGCGTGCTTGCTGTGGTTGAGACTGCATCAAGAGGGTAGAGGATTGGGCTCGAGGATCCATGTGGTCCGGTGCATGGAGGTATGGGCTGTTGGCGAAAGCGGGGGCCTGTGCGTCGTGGGAATGTTGTTGGCGAGAGTGATGGGATGGACGGCCTGCAGAATGAGGCGAGAGTTGGACTGAGGATTGAGAGTATTGGTGGGAGGAAGGTTGAGGGGGTCCGGTATGTCGGGGAAGAGGGTAGGGCCTGGAAGATGGAGCTGGGGCATGCCGTGGCCTTCGtgcttgctcttcttctttcccataTAACTGTTGCAGGCGTCTGGTTTCATCCTCGACTTCCGCTTCTCGCCGACGCCGTGCTTCGTGTTGCGCGGCGAGAACCTCCTGGCTTCGTCGCTCCTCTTCCTGTCTTGCGAGTTCGTCCTGTCGCCACCTCTCTTGTGGGGCTGGCGATGAGGAGTTCGGGATGTTGAGCCGAGGCGGCGATGACTGTCCCCTCATGGCTGCGCCAGGAGGTCGGGCCTGTGGGTTCTTCCAATCGAGCCTGAGATCACGAGGTGGGGCTGGCGCCACAGTTGCAGTTGGCCCTCCTGCTTGCTTGCGAGCTTGGTTCGGCCCACCGGGAGTGATGTGAAAGGCCTCCTTGGCAGGTCCGAAGAAAATATCCCGAATCGCAACGGCGGCCAAGAGCAGCACGATTTCCAACCCCTTGAAATCCTCCATCTCGACGCGATAGAGATTGGGTTCGTAAAGAGTCAGCTCTTTCAGCCCTTGAAATAGAGCAATGGTGATATCTGGCTCACGGCTCCTTGTGCGCGTGTCAGGAATCTTTGAGGTTTTGCCGTGCAACAGACATGTCAAATCCTTTGACAACTTCCCATCCTTACGCCAGCTGAACCTCAACTTTGGTGTAACATCTGCGATAGAGGGATCAATCTGAGTCTGGTCTAGCGCTGACGCGGACGGAACCCGGAATGAGTTTTGCGGCATCTCAAATTCCCACCGAGCTGGTTTGTTCCACGTTTTGGCATGATATTTTACTGTGA
The nucleotide sequence above comes from Penicillium digitatum chromosome 1, complete sequence. Encoded proteins:
- a CDS encoding Chromatin assembly factor 1 complex p150 subunit N-terminal, with translation MIDDNLPTFFLKNNSKQPQISTIYHSQHGNDPEPAYSLRTLDPASPTSQNCYGVALYDPYVTDIVYGEVAVAPDWTQPSMSADVIRANGGAVPPSEPILPTEFSIQLYNPDQEITVKYHAKTWNKPARWEFEMPQNSFRVPSASALDQTQIDPSIADVTPKLRFSWRKDGKLSKDLTCLLHGKTSKIPDTRTRSREPDITIALFQGLKELTLYEPNLYRVEMEDFKGLEIVLLLAAVAIRDIFFGPAKEAFHITPGGPNQARKQAGGPTATVAPAPPRDLRLDWKNPQARPPGAAMRGQSSPPRLNIPNSSSPAPQERWRQDELARQEEERRSQEVLAAQHEARRRREAEVEDETRRLQQLYGKEEEQARRPRHAPAPSSRPYPLPRHTGPPQPSSHQYSQSSVQLSPHSAGRPSHHSRQQHSHDAQAPAFANSPYLHAPDHMDPRAQSSTLLMQSQPQQARPQPRPQSTVGFHPTSSGALPAASRPHVQPKKSSFFGFRRNKEENSATKLEKKRSSMF